The proteins below come from a single Azospirillum thiophilum genomic window:
- the nudC gene encoding NAD(+) diphosphatase: MTNRPNIYAATPLDRASLRRKDDDWLTEAWLAPDARVLPVWQTRSLVAGPLEAPRAVLLPADGLEAVPIFLGLTADGAPLFAVDLSMVEVPEALPALQGRGRFEDLRAAGPLMPEGEAALCAYARGMVWWNARHRFCGVCGSPAATAEGGHVRLCTNPDCATHHFPRTDPAVIMLIHDGGDRLVLGRQSRFPAGMHSVLAGFVEPGESLEDTVAREVFEEVGLSVTDIRYRSSQPWPFPSSLMLGFTARATSFDIDTGADELESAAWFDRDFLRNHTPGEEFRLPRADSIASRLVHEWLAEG, translated from the coding sequence ATGACGAACCGACCCAACATCTACGCCGCCACCCCGCTCGACCGTGCGTCGCTCCGCCGCAAGGACGATGACTGGCTGACCGAAGCCTGGCTGGCACCAGACGCCCGCGTCCTGCCGGTCTGGCAGACCCGCAGTCTGGTCGCCGGCCCGCTTGAGGCGCCGCGCGCCGTCCTGCTGCCTGCCGATGGGCTGGAGGCGGTGCCGATCTTCCTCGGCCTGACCGCGGACGGCGCCCCGCTGTTCGCCGTCGACCTGTCGATGGTCGAGGTGCCGGAGGCTCTGCCCGCCCTGCAGGGCCGCGGCCGGTTCGAGGATCTGCGCGCCGCCGGACCGCTGATGCCGGAGGGGGAGGCGGCGCTGTGCGCCTACGCCCGCGGCATGGTGTGGTGGAACGCGCGTCATCGCTTCTGCGGGGTCTGCGGCTCCCCGGCGGCGACGGCGGAGGGCGGGCATGTCCGCCTCTGCACCAATCCGGATTGCGCCACCCACCATTTTCCGCGCACCGACCCGGCGGTGATCATGCTGATCCATGACGGCGGCGACCGGCTGGTGCTGGGCCGCCAGAGCCGTTTCCCGGCCGGCATGCATTCGGTGCTGGCCGGCTTCGTCGAACCGGGCGAGAGCCTGGAGGACACCGTCGCCCGCGAGGTGTTCGAGGAGGTCGGATTGTCCGTCACCGACATCCGCTACCGCTCGTCGCAGCCCTGGCCGTTTCCATCCTCGCTGATGCTGGGCTTCACCGCTCGGGCCACCAGCTTCGACATCGACACCGGTGCCGACGAGCTGGAAAGCGCGGCCTGGTTCGACCGCGATTTCCTGCGCAACCATACCCCCGGCGAGGAGTTCCGCCTTCCTCGCGCCGACTCGATCGCCAGCCGGCTGGTTCATGAGTGGCTGGCGGAGGGGTGA
- the hisN gene encoding histidinol-phosphatase has protein sequence MTEPCPAPMVALAQRLADSSGSVVRRYFRTPVTIDDKADASPVTIADREAEHVIRTIIESQRPDDGIYGEEHGTKNLDAEWVWVIDPIDGTKSFIAGRPIFGTLIALLHHGRPVMGIIDQPIVGDRWIGVEGRPTTHNGQPVRVRPCPGGLPAAMFGTTSPDLFPGSDYDAYRRIAAKVKTAAYGGDCYTYGLLASGYYDLVVESGLKLYDFAALVPVVTGAGGLMTDWEGKPLDANSAGRVIAAGDAQTHSDAMAVLAG, from the coding sequence ATGACCGAACCCTGCCCCGCCCCGATGGTGGCGCTCGCCCAGCGGTTGGCCGACTCCAGCGGCAGCGTCGTCCGCCGTTATTTCCGCACCCCGGTCACCATCGACGACAAGGCCGACGCCTCGCCGGTCACCATCGCCGACCGCGAGGCCGAGCATGTCATCCGCACAATCATCGAAAGCCAGCGCCCCGACGACGGCATCTATGGCGAGGAGCACGGCACCAAGAACCTGGACGCCGAGTGGGTATGGGTGATCGACCCCATCGACGGCACCAAGTCCTTCATCGCCGGTCGGCCGATCTTCGGCACGCTGATCGCGCTGCTGCATCATGGCCGCCCGGTGATGGGCATCATCGACCAGCCCATCGTCGGCGACCGCTGGATCGGGGTGGAGGGCCGTCCGACCACGCACAACGGCCAGCCGGTGCGCGTGCGCCCCTGCCCCGGCGGGCTGCCTGCGGCCATGTTCGGCACCACCTCGCCCGACCTGTTCCCCGGCAGCGATTATGATGCCTACCGCCGCATCGCCGCAAAGGTGAAGACGGCGGCCTATGGCGGCGACTGCTACACCTACGGCCTGCTGGCGTCCGGCTATTACGACCTCGTCGTCGAATCGGGGCTGAAGCTCTACGACTTCGCGGCGCTGGTGCCGGTGGTGACCGGGGCCGGCGGGCTGATGACGGATTGGGAGGGCAAGCCGCTCGACGCCAACTCCGCCGGCCGGGTGATCGCCGCGGGCGATGCCCAGACCCACAGTGACGCCATGGCGGTCCTGGCCGGCTGA